From a single Streptomyces sp. 1331.2 genomic region:
- a CDS encoding NAD(P)-binding domain-containing protein, which translates to MPQRVDVLVVGAGQAGLSAAYHLRRRGFAPHRSDADGGFVVLDAAPGPGGAWAHRSPSLRMATVHGFHDLPDAELPPPDPEAPAREVVPGYFAAYEARHALPVVRPVVVRAVRAESERPGSRLLVETDRGTWSTRALINATGTWTRPFLPHYPGHFAGRQLHYADYRGPEEFAGRRVLVVGGGASAIQVLSEVAAVGRTVWVTRSEPVYHDGPFTPEYGRAVVAKVEERVRQGLPVRSVVSVTGLGPSVAYRRAEELGALHRRPMFDRLTEHGVAWGEEEMAVDAIVWATGFRPEVGHLAPLGLRSPGGGIALTGTRASADPRVHLVGYGPSASTVGANRAGRAAVNDLVELLGAPAPAPVPALP; encoded by the coding sequence GTGCCGCAGCGCGTGGACGTCCTGGTGGTGGGCGCCGGGCAGGCGGGCCTGTCCGCCGCCTACCACCTGCGCCGCCGCGGCTTCGCCCCCCACCGGTCGGACGCCGACGGCGGCTTCGTCGTGCTCGACGCCGCTCCCGGACCGGGCGGCGCCTGGGCACACCGCTCGCCGTCGCTGCGGATGGCCACCGTGCACGGCTTCCACGACCTCCCGGACGCCGAACTCCCGCCGCCCGACCCCGAGGCCCCAGCCCGCGAGGTGGTGCCGGGGTACTTCGCGGCGTACGAGGCCCGGCACGCGCTCCCGGTCGTACGCCCCGTCGTCGTGCGCGCCGTACGCGCCGAGTCGGAGCGCCCGGGCTCCCGGCTGCTGGTCGAGACCGACCGCGGCACCTGGTCCACCCGCGCGCTGATCAACGCCACCGGCACCTGGACCCGCCCCTTCCTCCCGCACTACCCGGGCCACTTCGCCGGCCGGCAGCTGCACTACGCCGACTACCGCGGCCCCGAGGAGTTCGCCGGCCGGCGCGTCCTGGTGGTGGGCGGCGGCGCCTCGGCGATCCAGGTGCTGTCGGAGGTGGCGGCGGTCGGCCGGACGGTCTGGGTCACCCGCTCCGAACCCGTCTACCACGACGGGCCGTTCACCCCCGAGTACGGGCGCGCGGTGGTCGCCAAAGTCGAGGAGCGGGTCCGGCAGGGCCTGCCGGTGCGCAGCGTGGTGAGCGTGACCGGGCTCGGCCCGTCCGTCGCCTACCGGCGCGCCGAGGAGTTGGGCGCGCTGCACCGCCGGCCGATGTTCGACCGCCTCACCGAGCACGGAGTCGCCTGGGGCGAGGAGGAGATGGCGGTGGACGCGATCGTCTGGGCCACCGGATTCCGGCCCGAGGTCGGCCACCTCGCCCCGCTCGGCCTGCGTTCCCCGGGCGGCGGCATCGCGCTCACCGGCACCCGGGCCAGCGCCGATCCGCGCGTCCACCTGGTCGGCTACGGCCCGTCCGCCAGCACCGTCGGCGCCAACCGGGCCGGGCGCGCGGCCGTCAACGACCTGGTCGAACTCCTCGGAGCCCCGGCGCCGGCACCCGTCCCTGCGCTGCCGTGA
- the paaA gene encoding 1,2-phenylacetyl-CoA epoxidase subunit PaaA, whose protein sequence is MVTAEVAEAVPAQTPEDRFEAVVAAEQRIEPRDWMPDAYRATLIRQIAQHAHSEIIGMQPEGNWLTRAPSLRRKAILLAKAQDEAGHGLYLYAAAETLGIDRAELTEKLISGRQKYSSIFNYPTLTFADVGVIGWLVDGAAICNQVPLCRCSYGPYARAMVRICKEESFHQRQGYELLMTLMRGTEAQRRMVQDAVDRWWWPSLMMFGPSDADSPNSARSMAWRIKRHSNDELRRRFVDMTVPQAEHLGVTLPDPELRWNEERGGWDFGEPDWSELNRVIRGQGPCNAQRIERRRAAHEDGAWVREAAVAYAAKRAAEQQAAAAGQDIAAAGQDADAVEQHVTEQENGK, encoded by the coding sequence GTGGTGACAGCAGAGGTGGCCGAGGCGGTCCCCGCGCAGACGCCGGAGGACCGGTTCGAGGCGGTAGTCGCCGCCGAGCAGCGGATCGAGCCCAGGGACTGGATGCCCGACGCCTACCGGGCCACCCTGATCCGCCAGATCGCCCAGCACGCCCACTCCGAGATCATCGGCATGCAGCCCGAGGGCAACTGGCTCACCCGGGCCCCGTCCCTGCGCCGCAAGGCCATCCTGCTCGCCAAGGCCCAGGACGAGGCCGGCCACGGCCTCTACCTCTACGCCGCCGCCGAGACCCTGGGCATCGACCGCGCCGAGCTCACCGAGAAGCTGATCTCCGGCCGCCAGAAGTACTCCTCGATCTTCAACTACCCGACCCTCACCTTCGCCGACGTCGGCGTGATCGGCTGGCTGGTGGACGGCGCGGCGATCTGCAACCAGGTCCCGCTCTGCCGCTGCAGCTACGGCCCGTACGCCCGGGCGATGGTGCGGATCTGCAAGGAGGAGTCCTTCCACCAGCGCCAGGGCTACGAGCTCCTGATGACGCTGATGCGCGGCACCGAGGCCCAGCGCCGGATGGTCCAGGACGCCGTGGACCGCTGGTGGTGGCCGTCGCTGATGATGTTCGGCCCCTCGGACGCCGACTCGCCGAACTCCGCCCGGTCGATGGCCTGGCGGATCAAGCGGCACAGCAACGACGAGCTGCGCCGGCGCTTCGTCGACATGACCGTCCCGCAGGCCGAGCACCTGGGCGTCACGCTCCCCGACCCCGAGCTGCGCTGGAACGAGGAGCGCGGCGGCTGGGACTTCGGCGAGCCGGACTGGTCCGAGCTGAACCGGGTCATCCGCGGCCAGGGCCCCTGCAACGCCCAGCGGATCGAACGCCGCCGCGCCGCCCACGAGGACGGCGCCTGGGTCCGCGAGGCGGCCGTCGCCTACGCGGCCAAGCGCGCCGCCGAGCAGCAGGCCGCCGCTGCCGGGCAGGACATCGCCGCTGCCGGGCAGGACGCGGACGCCGTCGAGCAGCACGTCACCGAACAGGAGAACGGAAAGTGA
- the paaD gene encoding 1,2-phenylacetyl-CoA epoxidase subunit PaaD, translating into MLTLADLGVLAGIDVDGAGGAVTAWLTPTYSGCPAVAEMAADVDRRLRAAGYPQVRVRLRLDPPWSTDLITEAGRRKLAEAGIAPPRPTSAVGSTGPVPLTLGPTRAEPGAERASSTGAASRPGAATPVPCPQCGATETEELSRFGSTACKALWRCRACREPFERVKEI; encoded by the coding sequence ATGCTCACCCTGGCCGACCTGGGCGTGCTGGCCGGGATCGACGTGGACGGCGCCGGCGGGGCGGTCACCGCCTGGCTGACCCCGACCTACTCGGGGTGCCCGGCCGTCGCCGAGATGGCCGCCGACGTGGACCGCCGGCTGCGGGCGGCCGGGTACCCGCAGGTCCGGGTACGGCTGCGGCTGGACCCGCCGTGGTCCACCGACCTGATCACCGAGGCGGGCCGCCGCAAGCTCGCCGAGGCCGGCATCGCCCCGCCGCGCCCGACCTCCGCCGTCGGGTCGACCGGGCCCGTCCCGCTCACCCTCGGCCCGACCCGCGCCGAGCCCGGTGCCGAGCGCGCGTCCAGTACCGGGGCCGCGTCCCGCCCCGGAGCAGCGACCCCCGTGCCCTGCCCGCAGTGCGGTGCCACGGAGACGGAGGAGCTGTCCCGCTTCGGTTCCACCGCCTGCAAGGCGCTCTGGCGATGCCGCGCCTGCCGGGAGCCCTTCGAACGCGTCAAGGAGATCTGA
- the paaC gene encoding 1,2-phenylacetyl-CoA epoxidase subunit PaaC, with product MQDQDHSATTAGAHHAEHAHHAEHTDHDDHVYLSLAEATPGPEGEGRWAYGTGFADPLLGVDTTLPAGLDGADLAAYCLMLGDDALVLAQRLIEWCTRAPELEEEVALANLGLDLLGQSRLLLTRAGQADGSGRTEDDLAYWREDHEFRNVRLVETPNGDFAHTVARLLLFATARGALYEALSAHPDPVLAAVAARGVKELAYHREYATAWTLRLGDGTPYSAERMQAGLDAVWPLLEELFTAHPVELRVGVDPATLREPVLKVLSAVLAEAGLAVPDVPPLATVLGRAGRDGVHTEALGLLLAELQVVARAHPGATW from the coding sequence ATGCAGGACCAGGACCACAGCGCCACCACCGCCGGCGCCCACCACGCGGAACACGCCCACCACGCGGAGCACACGGACCACGACGACCACGTCTACCTCAGCCTCGCCGAGGCCACCCCCGGCCCCGAGGGCGAGGGCCGCTGGGCGTACGGGACGGGCTTCGCCGACCCGCTGCTCGGCGTGGACACCACCCTGCCCGCCGGCCTGGACGGCGCCGACCTCGCCGCCTACTGCCTGATGCTGGGCGACGATGCCCTGGTCCTCGCCCAGCGGCTGATCGAGTGGTGCACCCGGGCCCCGGAGCTGGAGGAGGAGGTCGCGCTGGCCAACCTCGGCCTCGACCTGCTCGGCCAGTCCCGCCTGCTGCTCACCCGGGCCGGCCAGGCGGACGGCTCCGGCCGTACCGAGGACGACCTGGCGTACTGGCGTGAGGACCACGAGTTCCGCAACGTCCGGTTGGTGGAGACGCCGAACGGCGACTTCGCCCACACGGTCGCCCGGCTGCTGCTGTTCGCCACCGCGCGCGGAGCCCTGTACGAGGCGCTGAGCGCGCACCCCGACCCGGTGCTGGCGGCGGTCGCCGCCCGTGGCGTCAAGGAGCTGGCGTACCACCGCGAGTACGCCACCGCCTGGACGCTGCGCCTCGGCGACGGCACGCCGTACTCCGCCGAGCGGATGCAGGCCGGCCTGGACGCCGTCTGGCCGCTGCTGGAGGAACTGTTCACGGCGCACCCGGTGGAGCTGCGGGTCGGTGTCGACCCGGCGACCCTGCGCGAACCGGTGCTGAAGGTGCTCTCCGCCGTCCTCGCCGAGGCCGGGCTGGCCGTGCCGGACGTTCCGCCGCTGGCCACCGTCCTCGGCCGGGCCGGTCGGGACGGCGTGCACACCGAGGCCCTGGGCCTGCTGCTCGCCGAACTCCAGGTGGTGGCCCGGGCGCACCCGGGGGCGACGTGGTGA
- a CDS encoding M20 family metallopeptidase, with product MQTPAARVTVAPGASVPVTNLPVTAALPGLPQALSARARTLAGAVRRRCADLARIESPSGDAPRLDALAEELAAGFRATGATARREPGPAGDHLVLEWEGRDESLPHLLIVGHHDTVWPVGTLADWPVAEQDGRLTGPGVVDMKGGLAILEGALALLADLGERPHRSVRLVVVSDEEVGSPDGRRLVERQLRGAVAVLGLEPPHPDGRLKTARRGSTRVRLTVTGREAHAGNDAHDGVSAVDELVDQLVLVRGLAGQPGTELNAGRISGGSRANVVAGRAEAELGLRFATAEAQRRTLDHLARLTALRPGARVRTEVLSSRPAWPERTGNPLLRHVRSLAAVLGQQLDGAPAGGAGDTNLPGSRGLPTLDGFGAVGAGAHARHEYVRLDQIGPRVALLAALLAVPLPRLRDRAEG from the coding sequence CGCCCCCGGCGCGAGCGTTCCGGTCACGAACCTTCCGGTCACCGCGGCGCTGCCCGGTCTGCCGCAGGCGCTCAGCGCCCGCGCCCGTACCCTCGCCGGGGCCGTCCGGCGCCGCTGCGCCGACCTGGCCCGGATCGAGTCGCCCAGCGGCGACGCCCCCCGACTCGACGCCCTCGCCGAGGAGTTGGCCGCCGGCTTCCGCGCCACCGGTGCCACCGCCCGTCGCGAACCCGGCCCGGCGGGGGACCACCTCGTCCTGGAGTGGGAGGGGAGGGACGAGTCCCTGCCGCACCTGCTGATCGTCGGCCACCACGACACCGTCTGGCCGGTCGGAACCCTGGCGGACTGGCCGGTCGCCGAGCAGGACGGCCGGCTCACCGGCCCCGGCGTGGTCGACATGAAGGGCGGACTCGCCATCCTGGAAGGCGCATTGGCGCTGCTCGCCGATCTGGGGGAGCGGCCGCACCGGAGCGTGCGGCTGGTCGTGGTTTCCGACGAGGAGGTCGGCAGCCCGGACGGCCGGCGCCTGGTCGAACGCCAACTGCGCGGCGCGGTGGCCGTACTGGGCCTCGAACCGCCGCACCCCGACGGCCGGTTGAAGACCGCGCGGCGCGGCAGCACCAGGGTCCGGCTCACCGTGACCGGGCGCGAGGCGCACGCGGGCAACGACGCCCACGACGGGGTGTCGGCGGTCGACGAGCTGGTGGACCAGCTGGTCCTCGTCCGCGGCCTGGCCGGCCAGCCCGGTACCGAGCTCAACGCCGGTCGGATCAGCGGGGGTTCGCGGGCCAACGTGGTCGCGGGCCGGGCCGAGGCCGAGCTCGGGCTGCGGTTCGCCACCGCCGAGGCGCAGCGCCGTACGCTCGACCACCTCGCCCGGCTCACCGCGCTGCGTCCGGGTGCCCGGGTGCGGACGGAGGTGCTGTCCAGCCGCCCGGCATGGCCCGAGCGGACCGGCAATCCGCTGCTGCGGCACGTGCGTTCGCTCGCCGCGGTGCTCGGGCAGCAGTTGGACGGCGCCCCGGCGGGTGGGGCGGGGGACACCAATCTGCCGGGCTCCCGTGGGCTTCCGACCCTGGACGGCTTCGGCGCAGTCGGTGCCGGCGCCCACGCCCGGCACGAGTACGTCCGGCTGGACCAGATCGGCCCCCGGGTCGCCCTGCTGGCCGCGCTCCTCGCCGTCCCGCTGCCACGACTGCGTGACCGTGCAGAGGGGTGA
- the paaE gene encoding 1,2-phenylacetyl-CoA epoxidase subunit PaaE — protein MPAASAADTQGTGIRPARRPTFHRLRIDRVERLCEDAVAVTFAVPDGLAEEYAFRPGQTLTLRKLVDGADERRSYSICAPVGGPLRIAVREVPGGLFSRWLVREARPGEEVEVLTPSGLFTPELGVPADHVLLAAGSGITPMLSIAGSVLAADRRSTVTLLYGNRRSDTVMFADELADLKDRYLGRFQLVHVLSRETRDAELLSGRLDPDRVRALLAALVDVGSVGHWWLCGPFGMVAGAKELLAELDVPAERVHQELFHAEDEPLPERDEDWDGTDRDGASDGAHSEVTVVLDGRGSTLSLPCDRSILDGAQRSRPDLPFACKGGVCGTCRALVTEGEVEMRRNFALEEKELAAGYVLTCQARPLTDRVTVDYDR, from the coding sequence ATGCCCGCCGCTTCCGCCGCCGACACCCAGGGCACCGGCATCCGCCCCGCCCGCCGCCCCACCTTCCACCGGCTGCGGATCGACCGGGTGGAGCGGCTCTGCGAGGACGCCGTGGCGGTGACCTTCGCGGTTCCGGACGGGCTGGCGGAGGAGTACGCCTTCCGCCCCGGGCAGACCCTGACGCTGCGCAAGCTGGTGGACGGCGCCGACGAGCGCCGCTCGTACTCGATCTGCGCCCCCGTCGGCGGTCCGCTGCGGATCGCCGTCCGGGAGGTGCCCGGCGGGCTGTTCTCGCGTTGGCTGGTGCGCGAGGCGCGGCCCGGCGAGGAGGTGGAGGTCCTGACGCCCTCGGGCCTGTTCACCCCCGAACTCGGCGTCCCGGCCGACCACGTGCTGCTCGCGGCCGGCTCCGGCATCACCCCGATGCTGTCGATCGCCGGCTCCGTGCTGGCCGCCGACCGCCGCTCCACCGTCACCCTGCTCTACGGCAACCGCCGCAGCGACACCGTGATGTTCGCCGACGAGCTGGCGGACCTGAAGGACCGCTACCTCGGCCGCTTCCAGCTGGTCCACGTGCTCTCCCGGGAGACCAGGGACGCCGAACTGCTCAGCGGCCGCCTGGACCCGGACCGGGTGCGGGCGCTGCTGGCGGCGCTGGTGGACGTCGGGAGCGTCGGGCACTGGTGGCTGTGCGGCCCGTTCGGCATGGTCGCCGGGGCGAAGGAACTGCTCGCCGAGCTGGACGTCCCGGCCGAGCGCGTGCACCAGGAGCTGTTCCACGCCGAGGACGAGCCGCTCCCGGAGCGCGACGAGGACTGGGACGGGACGGACCGCGACGGCGCGTCGGACGGCGCGCACAGCGAGGTCACCGTCGTCCTCGACGGCCGCGGCAGCACCCTCTCCCTCCCGTGCGACCGCTCGATCCTGGACGGCGCCCAGCGCTCCCGCCCCGACCTGCCGTTCGCCTGCAAGGGCGGGGTCTGCGGCACCTGCCGCGCGCTCGTCACGGAGGGCGAGGTGGAGATGCGCCGCAACTTCGCGCTGGAGGAGAAGGAGCTGGCGGCCGGCTACGTCCTCACCTGCCAGGCCCGCCCGCTCACCGACCGGGTGACCGTCGACTACGACCGCTGA
- the paaB gene encoding 1,2-phenylacetyl-CoA epoxidase subunit PaaB codes for MTESKAGWPLYEVFVRPRRGLNHVHVGSLHAADDRMALLAARDLYTRRNEGVSLWVVRSDAITASTPDERDPFFEPSGDKVYRHPTFYDIPEDVPHI; via the coding sequence GTGACCGAGTCCAAGGCCGGATGGCCGCTGTACGAGGTGTTCGTGCGTCCCCGGCGCGGGCTGAACCACGTCCACGTCGGCTCGCTGCACGCGGCCGACGACCGGATGGCCCTGCTCGCCGCGCGTGACCTGTACACCCGCCGCAACGAGGGCGTCAGCCTCTGGGTGGTCCGCTCGGACGCGATCACCGCCTCCACCCCGGACGAGCGCGACCCCTTCTTCGAGCCCAGCGGCGACAAGGTCTACCGCCACCCGACCTTCTACGACATCCCCGAGGATGTCCCGCACATCTGA